A region of Scleropages formosus chromosome 2, fSclFor1.1, whole genome shotgun sequence DNA encodes the following proteins:
- the LOC108931506 gene encoding G-protein coupled receptor 22-like, with product MHIPPTAEEHATMSNVTVRDSAESAHRNMNAAAPYPVSFQVTLTGFLMLEIALGLSSNLTVLVLYCMKSNLINSVSNVVTVNLHVLDVLICVGCIPLTIVLILLPLEGNTALVCCFHEACVSFASVATASNVLAITLDRYDISVKPANRVLTMSRAMALLSAIWALSLVSFLVPFMEVGFFSQAGLEQNLTVPAVAQTNQYYTELELYYHLLAQIPIFFFTAVVMLITYSKILQALNIRIGTRFHVVPKKKVRKKKTISMTTQPDGTDASQSSTGRNTMLGMRTSVSVIIALRRAVKRHRERRERQKRVFRMSLLIISTFLLCWTPITVLNTVILSAGPSDLTVKLRLGFLVMAYGTTIFHPLLYAFTRQKFQKVLKSKMKKRVVSIVEADPLPNNVVIHNSWIDPKRNKKVTFEENEARQKCLSSQEVE from the coding sequence ATGCATATCCCCCCCACTGCGGAGGAACACGCCACCATGAGCAACGTTACTGTCCGTGACAGTGCGGAGTCTGCGCACCGCAACATGAACGCAGCCGCTCCCTACCCCGTGAGCTTCCAGGTGACGCTGACCGGCTTCCTCATGCTGGAGATCGCTCTGGGCCTCAGCAGCAACCTGACCGTGCTGGTGCTCTACTGCATGAAGTCCAACCTCATCAACTCGGTGAGCAACGTGGTCACGGTGAACCTGCACGTGCTGGACGTGCTCATCTGCGTGGGCTGCATCCCTCTCACCATCGTCCTCATCCTGCTCCCGCTGGAGGGCAACACGGCGCTCGTCTGCTGCTTCCACGAGGCCTGCGTCTCCTTTGCCAGCGTGGCCACTGCCTCCAATGTGCTGGCCATCACGCTGGACCGATACGACATCTCGGTCAAGCCCGCCAACCGGGTGCTGACTATGAGCCGGGCCATGGCGCTGCTCTCGGCCATCTGGGCTCTCTCCCTTGTTAGCTTCCTGGTGCCCTTCATGGAAGTGGGCTTCTTCAGCCAGGCCGGCTTGGAGCAGAACCTCACGGTGCCGGCAGTGGCCCAGACCAACCAGTACTACACCGAGCTGGAACTGTACTACCACCTTCTTGCCCAAATCCCCATCTTCTTCTTCACTGCTGTGGTGATGCTCATCACCTACTCCAAGATCCTGCAGGCGCTCAACATCCGCATCGGTACGCGCTTCCACGTGGTGCCGAAGAAGAAGGTCCGTAAGAAGAAAACCATCTCCATGACAACGCAGCCGGACGGCACAGACGCTTCGCAGAGCAGCACGGGCCGCAACACCATGCTGGGCATGCGCACGTCTGTGTCTGTCATCATCGCCCTGCGTCGAGCGGTTAAGCGACACCGCGAGCGGCGCGAGAGGCAAAAGAGGGTCTTTCGAATGTCCCTGCTCATCATCTCCACATTCCTGCTGTGCTGGACCCCCATCACTGTCCTCAACACGGTCATCCTGAGCGCAGGCCCCAGTGACCTCACGGTTAAGCTCCGGCTGGGCttcctggtcatggcctacgGGACCACCATCTTCCACCCACTGCTGTACGCCTTCACGAGGCAGAAGTTCCAGAAGGTGCTAAAGAGCAAGATGAAGAAGAGGGTGGTGTCCATCGTAGAGGCGGACCCACTGCCCAACAATGTGGTCATCCACAACTCGTGGATCGAccccaaaaggaacaaaaaggtGACCTTTGAGGAGAACGAAGCCCGGCAGAAATGTCTGTCATCGCAAGAGGTGGAATAA